The Budorcas taxicolor isolate Tak-1 chromosome 5, Takin1.1, whole genome shotgun sequence genome includes a window with the following:
- the CBX5 gene encoding chromobox protein homolog 5, whose amino-acid sequence MGKKTKRTADSSSSEDEEEYVVEKVLDRRVVKGQVEYLLKWKGFSEEHNTWEPEKNLDCPELISEFMKKYKKMKEGENNKPREKSESNKRKSNFSNSADDIKSKKKREQSNDIARGFERGLEPEKIIGATDSCGDLMFLMKWKDTDEADLVLAKEANVKCPQIVIAFYEERLTWHAYPEDAENKEKETAKS is encoded by the exons ATGGGAAAGAAAACCAAGCGGACAGCTGACAGTTCTTCTTCAGAAGATGAGGAGGAGTACGTTGTGGAGAAGGTGCTAGACAGGCGTGTGGTTAAGGGACAAGTGGAATATCTACTGAAGTGGAAAGGCTTTTCTGA GGAGCACAATACTTGGGAACCTGAGAAAAACTTGGATTGCCCTGAGCTAATTTCTGAGTTTATGAAAAAGTATAAGAAGATGAAGGAGGGTGAAAATAACAAACCCAGGGAGAAATCAGAAAGTAACAAGAGGAAATCCAATTTCTCAAACAGTGCTGATGATATTAAgtccaaaaaaaagagagag CAGAGCAATGATATCGCTCGGGGCTTTGAGAGAGGACTGGAACCAGAAAAGATCATTGGGGCAACAGATTCCTGTGGTGACTTAATGTTCCTAATGAAATG GAAAGACACAGATGAAGCAGACCTGGTTCTTGCAAAAGAAGCTAATGTTAAATGTCCACAAATTGTGATAGCATTTTATGAAGAGAGACTGACGTGGCATGCATATCCTGAGGATgcggaaaacaaagagaaagaaacagcaaagaGCTAA